The following proteins come from a genomic window of Anaerolineae bacterium:
- a CDS encoding ABC transporter ATP-binding protein, which produces MGLFAGLDVEGYDRQYSDRELMARMAAYFRPQAKRLAAIVVLLTLTSLAGAALPMFLSRVVDALRGHLTLGTIALLGGMVLGAGVVNWGANWARRRLTTRAVADVILQLRTDAFAAVTEHDLSFFDEYTSGRVVSRITSDTRDFGQVVVLLTDLAAQVLQAGILAVVLVRTEWRLSLVLFAFLPVVFLVALGFRRWARAVTRAGMQAIATVNATIKETVAGIAVAKNFRQEAAIYQEFDAANQQSYRVNVRRGLVLTLVFPTLNALGGLGTALLVYVGGMSAAQGMVSAGAWYLLLQSLDRFWFPVLNLSSFWTQVQSGLAAAERVFALIDVESSVRQVDRRPVPRLKGDIRFEQVWFRYTEQESVLEDFNLHIRPGENLAIVGHTGAGKSSIAKLIARFYEFQRGRIWIDGMDIRTLDLQQYRRQLGIVSQVPFLFSGTVLENIRYAAPEATREEAERLARQIGDGEWLETLPQGLDTEVGERGNLLSMGQRQLVALLRVMVHRPSIFILDEATASIDPFTEWQIQQALSMILRNTTSILIAHRLSTVRSADRIIVLEKGRILEEGDHETLLARGGHYAELYNTYFRHQSLAYVENAYALAQESGGEADP; this is translated from the coding sequence ATGGGTCTGTTTGCTGGATTGGATGTCGAGGGCTACGACCGTCAGTATAGCGATCGCGAACTGATGGCACGGATGGCCGCTTACTTCCGCCCTCAGGCGAAGCGGCTGGCGGCCATTGTGGTTTTGCTCACCCTGACTTCGTTGGCCGGGGCGGCTCTGCCCATGTTTCTTTCGCGGGTGGTGGATGCCTTGCGCGGGCATCTGACCTTGGGGACGATTGCTTTGCTGGGGGGCATGGTGCTGGGTGCCGGGGTGGTGAACTGGGGGGCCAACTGGGCCCGTCGGCGGCTGACCACCCGCGCGGTGGCCGATGTAATCCTGCAATTGCGCACCGATGCCTTTGCGGCGGTCACCGAGCACGACCTTTCCTTCTTTGACGAGTACACTTCGGGGCGGGTGGTCTCGCGCATAACCTCCGACACCCGCGATTTTGGTCAGGTGGTCGTGTTGCTCACCGATTTGGCGGCGCAGGTGCTGCAGGCCGGGATTCTGGCCGTGGTGCTCGTGCGCACCGAGTGGCGGCTTTCGTTGGTGCTGTTCGCCTTTCTGCCCGTGGTTTTTCTGGTCGCTCTGGGCTTTCGCCGTTGGGCGCGCGCGGTGACCCGCGCCGGGATGCAGGCCATCGCTACCGTCAACGCCACCATCAAGGAAACCGTAGCCGGTATCGCCGTGGCCAAGAACTTCCGTCAGGAAGCGGCCATCTATCAGGAGTTTGACGCGGCCAATCAGCAGTCCTACCGGGTGAATGTGCGGCGGGGGTTGGTGCTGACCCTGGTGTTCCCCACCCTTAACGCCTTAGGTGGCCTGGGAACGGCGCTTTTGGTCTATGTGGGCGGGATGAGCGCCGCCCAGGGCATGGTCAGCGCCGGTGCCTGGTATCTTTTGTTGCAAAGCCTGGATCGCTTCTGGTTCCCGGTGCTCAATCTCTCGTCGTTTTGGACCCAGGTGCAAAGCGGCCTGGCGGCGGCCGAGCGGGTGTTCGCCTTGATTGATGTAGAATCGTCGGTGCGCCAGGTGGATCGCCGCCCTGTGCCCCGACTCAAGGGGGACATTCGCTTCGAGCAGGTTTGGTTCCGGTACACCGAGCAGGAATCGGTGCTGGAGGACTTCAATTTGCACATTCGCCCTGGCGAGAACCTGGCCATTGTGGGGCACACCGGGGCGGGGAAGTCATCCATCGCCAAATTGATCGCCCGGTTTTATGAGTTCCAACGCGGGCGTATTTGGATCGACGGGATGGACATTCGCACCCTGGATTTGCAACAATACCGCCGTCAGTTGGGGATTGTGTCTCAGGTGCCTTTCCTGTTCTCGGGCACGGTGTTGGAGAACATCCGTTACGCCGCTCCAGAAGCGACGCGGGAGGAAGCCGAGCGCCTGGCGCGGCAAATCGGCGATGGTGAGTGGTTGGAGACCCTGCCCCAGGGCCTGGATACCGAGGTGGGCGAGCGTGGCAATCTACTTTCCATGGGGCAGCGTCAACTGGTGGCCTTGTTGCGGGTGATGGTCCACCGTCCCAGCATTTTTATCCTCGATGAGGCCACGGCCAGCATTGACCCCTTCACCGAGTGGCAGATTCAGCAGGCCCTTTCCATGATTTTGCGCAACACCACCAGCATTTTGATCGCCCATCGCCTTTCCACGGTGCGCTCGGCGGATCGGATCATCGTTTTGGAGAAAGGACGCATCCTGGAGGAGGGTGACCACGAGACCTTGCTGGCCCGCGGCGGGCATTACGCGGAACTGTACAACACCTACTTCCGCCATCAAAGCCTGGCCTATGTGGAAAACGCTTACGCTTTGGCTCAGGAGTCCGGGGGAGAGGCCGACCCGTGA